Proteins encoded within one genomic window of Oscarella lobularis chromosome 6, ooOscLobu1.1, whole genome shotgun sequence:
- the LOC136188359 gene encoding uncharacterized protein — protein sequence MGERTNDRLIKTYDESLVNAEEMKKHLDKPPNSASIHQSVLQPPDSSASMDARLSDVAVVRDHGSAKRGASLQAALRNQNLKIVEVDLSPSSKEKEQGLFLNKLRQGSHVLCLIIGLTLITNYWSQLQSFVKLFINYSCNAVMSMWYNVKKETGLSHAEDLHLVPDGKYSETDDTDLMASSIKERVQSILHDENRDFVPLRRANLSGQPKQDFLKKHRNQPPRRTLLDAVSKFFFRSDSSQKETALVITGPPGFGKTACLEDFMREYRTYYDAVVFLRCSDVFEWLVSLTKMCEEFEINARRLYKAELEPTLAKELSGHKTVLVACDDVQESCVHNLSRFVQSITGSSVHLLITTQLSRIRNLDHFSIEAAKLSIEELDDYFSIRSRCEPSAGARVRMPSTRSSTVHVDVLDSHPAACGLARDYLLKTKSGIWGLKPQYHGIWAEHYFTYGKDKFTQWLEKSDLTDLRSYLAQGQLTSLEDIAKADSSAIEGLVPQADVPRLADALRSLTKELDDERLNVMIHLNLSTASRAANSILNMLSVVGDDWFEYDVLLHSWMKNNKDESDETAKRALDSLEKLGLVHLNRSRVDDAVLAVRVPRCFQKSILNRLTKEKQTSYKKIVQCLAFYLSRRLPVHKVWSFDAKDAALFTHALAVARHSKRASLFTISARNIIAFARELVYVYGLAAEAKQFSEHLLKMEQLVPENVFSICREKIRVQLSHIDIFEQPLTDSLLLEILSIITRNLSEAKLYRLAVVYLEKEIEILRRHPERLAELSSQRVALAQAYGATGREREATALFQSFSESDQLVVNDLMRRKILFGRAESQETAEEYVQAKASYTELLKMVEARSDEHARVLLRLGDVSAKAGHHLDAFGFYSRLMGADEETRLPRDVKLKTQFGIALSLKNQGDLQDSLNAYQTLHAFARDYDDGDYQIVALVGQGDVYTAARMLDSALRLYEQSLQVCEIKKPTHRDRSSILNKIGHCQRSRGNLVAAKETYENCVSFSAHVNDKRTEASALSNIAKIYQQMGDVPAALRYFREQLKIATELKDDVMMGVANGSIGNCYSSLRKYDDALAHLTAAVNLAEKIGDQADLARSYSNLGNVYQMSKKYSEAEKHFRVSIKLAVETNDIVNEARARGNLGNALHSQSRFGEAVELYERTIELSSMSRPGDKISEGNAYHNRGCALEGLGDVEKARDSFEKAIAIFDELYQQTGASESFRPIYRQLNSKSYRRLQFVLGELGDKMRALEISERSRGLQFVEIVAKRFSLSGVRPLIGSYEKITRDEIIDLVKRQNAWVLIYSICRTSLHAWVVSPQGDVNFRATKIADDPQSESRLDKKIRCTVAELTNYENLNRLPGENEERIKMPDLSDLSNFLIRPIEEWLPTRSVDLVVIPAGLITLVPFSALPCGKDNLMMSQIYRIRSIPALIEFERWRDDSGDVMLTDSLIVGNPDVPSMHIPGQSEPWRPVTLPNAEREAIDVARLVNGHPLVRKEATKRRVTRELPQAQLIHLATHGGQGGTTLFLAPEEEEKARVRPGNLIDSKCCLLTCDEIEGMDLRAQLVCLSSCGSARGEPNNDGVMGLARSFLIAGARMVLVTLWQVPDRATEHLMYFFYRNMLRGAPASFALQQSMHQLRCLEQFAHPVHWAGFQIIGPDISLEFPASFNVRCVPDCQFFTGMESELNELSQWVLNKDKGLLVRYVRGIQPGIGKTTLIAEFLKIFNAHYSHIFWVRGHSNLMLLDGFCAIASIPAVSMKEGLIISHLHSYLRELDNWLLIIDGIWEGFEVDAYLPKATSAGRVIIIADDNDTNMPSTPENVYSEMRVGLLEQDETIVSLLRRTSTTVKPMSLTDKDRKALKQFTRNPFYLSLPLCLELAGSFIRRSHIPFHQFLDMLLSRPTISRKAYDPSSPTSVKQGSVEESSDLPASSSSSSSSSSSDQARQTASPVSPIPISMEVAKFIVSLIRESLSDSALKFLACFVSSGSRILPINLLRDMVREREKSLDGASEDDVTELTFNACLAEVVAASVLRKHSDGVVVKHSSMERVHEGSTALSAHPVVLDCLQTNFDVVQSQMFITWASVFDSELQREGNEQKNVTFTQAISFCQYVSGQRLPEDEEAQVRASTELLIYTIRTEAVKYPPAFAKYCLLMKSPNPFTKL from the exons ATGGGGGAACGTACAAACGATCGTTTGATAAAAACATACGACGAAAGCCTAGTCAACgctgaagaaatgaagaagcaTCTGGATAAGCCTCCTAATTCCGCATCGATCCACCAAAGTGTTTTGCAGCCTCCTGATTCCTCGG cttCGATGGACGCTCGACTAAGTGACGTAGCTGTCGTACGAGATCACGGATCGGCTAAACGTGGAGCAAGTTTGCAGGCTGCTTTGAGGAATCAGAATTTGAAGATCGTTGAAGTGGATCTATCACCATCATCTAAGGAAAAAGAACAGGGGCTCTTTTTGAACAAGCTTCGACAAGGGAGTCACGTGCTCTGTCTCATCATTGGCCTAACTCTCATAACAAACTATTGGTCGCAACTGCAGTCCTTCGTCAAACTTTTCATTAACTATAGTTGCAATGCGGTCATGTCAATGTGGTATAACGTAAAGAAGGAAACGGGCCTTAGCCACGCTGAAGATCTGCATCTCGTTCCTGATGGCAAATATTCGGAGACAGATGATACCGACTTGATGGCCTCTAGTATAAAAGAAAGAGTTCAAT CGATCCTGCATGACGAAAATCGAGATTTTGTTCCATTACGTCGAGCTAACTTATCTGGGCAACCAAAACAAG ATTTCTTGAAGAAGCACCGAAACCAACCGCCTCGCCGAACGCTTTTGGACGCCGtttccaaatttttctttcgctctGATTCAAGCCAAAAGGAAACCGCCTTG GTGATAACGGGTCCTCCGGGctttggaaagacggcgtgcTTGGAAGATTTTATGCGCGAATATCGAACTTATTACGACGCTGTTGTTTTTCTGAGATGCTCTGATGTGTTTGAATGGTTAGTATCACTAACAAAGATG TGCGAAGAATTTGAGATCAATGCAAGACGTCTGTACAAAGCGGAGTTGGAGCCAACGCTTGCAAAGGAGCTCAGCGGTCACAAAACCGTTCTCGTTGcctgcgacgacgtccaagAGTCATGCGTCCATAATTTGTCTCGCTTCGTGCAATCCATAACCGGATCATCAGTTCACCTTCTGATTACAACGCAATTATCGAGAATTCGGAATCTCGATCACTTTTCAATTGAGGCGGCTAAATTGAGCATAGAAGAACTGGACGATTATTTCAGCATCAGAAGTCGCTGCGAACCGTCGGCCGGTGCTCGTGTGCGAATGCCGTCCACTCGGAGCAGTACCGTACACGTGGACGTTTTAGACTCTCATCCGGCCGCGTGCGGCCTTGCCAGAGACTACTTGCTAAAGACAAAATCTGGAATCTGGGGCTTAAAGCCACAGTATCACGGTATCTGGGCCGAACATTATTTCACCTATGGTAAAGATAAATTCACACAGTGGCTAGAGAAGAGTGATTTAACTGACTTACGAAGCTATCTCGCTCAAGGTCAACTAACCTCCCTCGAAGACATAGCCAAAGCAGACAGTTCGGCTATCGAGGGATTGGTTCCCCAAGCCGACGTTCCGCGTCTCGCCGACGCACTTCGTTCACTAACAAaagaactcgacgacgagagactcAACGTTATGATACATCTGAACTTGAGCACGGCATCGAGAGCGGCTAATAGCATATTAAATATGTTATcggtcgtcggcgacgattggTTCGAGTACGACGTTTTGCTTCACAGCTGGATGAAGAATAACAAGgatgaaagcgacgagacggcgaaacgcgCTTTGGATTCGCTCGAGAAACTCGGTCTCGTTCACTTGAATCGaagtcgcgtcgacgacgccgttctcgccgtGCGCGTGCCGCGCTGCtttcaaaaatcgattttgaatcgtctgacgaaagagaaacagacgTCGTATAAGAAAATCGTTCAATGTCTTGCGTTCTATTTATCGCGTCGATTGCCCGTCCATAAGGTCTGGTCGTTCGACGCCAAGGACGCGGCGCTTTTCACGCACGCCTTGGCCGTCGCGCGTCACAGCAAACGAGCGTCCTTGTTCACGATTTCGGCTCGAAATATAATCGCCTTTGCGAGGGAATTGGTCTACGTTTACGGActcgccgccgaagcgaaaCAATTCTCGGAGCATCTACTCAAGATGGAACAACTCGTCccggaaaacgttttttcgaTATGCCGCGAAAAGATTCGCGTCCAACTGTCACACATCGACATATTCGAGCAGCCCCTAACCGACTCTCTCCTACTCGAAATTCTATCGATTATAACGAGGAATTTATCCGAAGCGAAGTTATACcgactcgccgtcgtctaTCTTGAAAAAGAGATCGAAATATTGCGACGGCATCCCGAACGACTCGCCGAACTGTCGTCGCAGCGCGTCGCACTCGCCCAAGCGTACGGCGCGACGGGTCGCGAACGGGAAGCGACGGCGTTATTCCAATCGTTCTCGGAGTCCGATcagctcgtcgtcaacgatcTGATGCGACGGAAGATTCTCTTCGGTCGCGCCGAGTCGCAGGAGACGGCAGAGGAGTACGTTCAGGCGAAAGCCTCCTATACTGAACTTTTGAAAATGGTCGAGGCGCGTAGCGACGAGCACGCGCGCGTGCTGCTTCGACTCGGCGACGTGAGCGCCAAGGCTGGACATCACCTGGACGCCTTCGGCTTCTATAGTCGACTCATGGGCGCGGACGAGGAGACGCGACTGCCGCGCGACGTCAAACTGAAGACGCAATTCGGCATCGCCTTGTCGCTCAAGAACCAAGGCGATCTCCAGGACTCGTTGAACGCCTATCAGACGCTTcacgcgttcgcgcgcgattacgacgacggcgactatcagatcgtcgctctcgtcggtCAAGGCGACGTCTACACGGCGGCTCGCATGCTCGACAGCGCCCTTCGACTCTACGAGCAATCGCTTCAAGTGTGCGAGATCAAGAAACCGACGCATCGCGATCGTTCGAGCATATTGAATAAGATCGGTCATTGTCAACGCTCGCGCGGcaatctcgtcgccgcgaaggAGACGTACGAGAATTGCGTGTCGTTCAGCGCGCACGTCAACGATAAGCGAACGGAAGCGTCGGCGTTGAGCAACATTGCGAAAATTTATCAGCAGATGGGCGACGTGCCGGCGGCATTGCGATATTTTAGggaacagttgaaaattGCAACGGAAttgaaagatgacgtcatgatgGGAGTGGCGAACGGGAGCATAGGAAATTGCTATTCGTCTCTTCGAAagtacgacgacgctttggcGCATctcaccgccgccgtcaaccTAGCGGAAAAAATCGGCGATCAAGCCGATCTCGCACGCTCCTATTCGAACTTGGGAAACGTCTATCAGATGTCGAAAAAGTACAGCGAAGCGGAAAAACATTTTCGAGTGTCGATAAAactcgccgtcgaaacgaacgacATCGTCAAcgaagcgcgcgcgcgcggcaaTCTCGGCAACGCTCTCCATTCGCAATCGCGTTTCGGCGAAGCGGTCGAGCTCTACGAACGTACGATCGAGCTGAGTTCGATGAGTCGACCCGGCGACAAGATATCGGAAGGAAACGCGTATCACAATCGAGGCTGCGCTCTCGAGggtctcggcgacgtcgagaaggcgCGCGACAGTTTCGAAAAGGCGATAGCGATATTCGACGAGCTCTATCAGCAGACGGGCGCGAGCGAGTCGTTTCGACCGATCTATCGTCAACTCAATTCAAAATcgtatcgtcgacttcaATTCGTCTTGGGCGAATTGGGCGACAAGATGCGCGCTTTGGAGATTTCCGAACGAAGTCGCGGTCTTCAgttcgtcgaaatcgtcgcgaagcgTTTTTCGTTGAGCGGCGTTCGTCCGCTCATCGGCAGTTACGAGAAAATCACTCGAGATGAGATTATCGATTTGGTGAAGAGACAGAACGCTTGGGTTCTCATCTATTCCATATGTCGAACGAGTCTTCACGCGTGGGTCGTCAGTCCCCAAGGCGACGTGAAttttcgcgcgacgaaaatTGCCGACGATCCGCAAAGCGAATCGCGACTCGACAAGAAAATTCGCTGCACCGTCGCCGAACTGACGAACTACGAGAATCTCAATCGATTGCCGGGCGAAAACGAGGAACGAATCAAGATGCCAGATTTGAGCGATTTGTCTAATTTTCTCATACGACCCATCGAGGAGTGGTTGCCGACGCGAagcgtcgatctcgtcgtcattcccGCCGGTCTCATTACTCTCGTTCCCTTCTCGGCTCTACCGTGCGGTAAAGATAATTTAATGATGTCGCAGATTTACAGAATACGAAGCATTCCGGCGCTgatcgaattcgaacgaTGGCGAGACGATAGCGGCGACGTGATGCTAACCGATTCTCTAATCGTCGGTAATCCCGACGTGCCGTCGATGCACATTCCCGGCCAGTCCGAACCGTGGCGGCCGGTCACGCTGCCGAATGCCGAAcgcgaagcgatcgacgtAGCTCGACTCGTCAACGGTCACCCTCTCGTTCGCAAGgaagcgacgaagcggcgcgtGACGCGAGAATTACCGCAGGCCCAGTTGATTCACCTGGCGACGCACGGTGGACAGGGCGGCACGACGCTCTTTCTAGCTcccgaagaggaggaaaaggcgCGCGTTCGGCCGGGGAACCTGATCGATTCAAAGTGCTGCTTGCTGACCTGCGACGAGATCGAAGGCATGGACTTGCGAGCTCAGCTCGTCTGCTTGAGTTCGTGCGGAAGCGCGAGAGGCGAGCCGAATAATGACGGGGTAATGGGCTTGGCGCGAAGCTTTCTGATCGCCGGAGCGAGAATGGTTCTCGTCACCTTATGGCAAGTTCCCGATCGAGCGACGGAGCATCTCATGTATTTCTTCTATCGTAACATGTTGCGTGGGGCGCCGGCGTCGTTTGCTTTGCAGCAGTCGATGCACCAGTTGCGTTGTCTCGAACAGTTCGCGCATCCCGTTCACTGGGCCGGATTTCAGATCATTGGACCGGACATTTCGCTCGAGTTCCCGGCCTCCTTCAACGTACGATGCGTTCCGGATTGCCAATTTTTCACCGGCATGGAATCGGAATTAAACGAATTGTCTCAATGGGTATTAAATAAGGATAAAGGCCTGTTGGTGCGCTACGTTCGCGGCATTCAGCCCGGCATCGGAAAAACGACTCTAATTGCCGAATTTCTCAAAATTTTTAACGCTCATTACAGTCATATATTTTGGGTACGCGGACATTCGAATTTGATGTTGTTGGACGGATTTTGTGCCATCGCTTCAATTCCCGCCGTTAGCATGAAAGAGGGACTAATTATTAGCCATTTGCATTCCTATCTCAGAGAACTCGACAACTGGCTATTGATCATTGATGGAATTTGGGAAGgtttcgaagtcgacgcttATCTTCCGAAAGCGACCAGCGCCGGCAGAGTAATAATTATtgccgacgacaacgacacaAACATGCCGTCGACTCCCGAAAATGTGTACAGCGAAATGCGCGTCGGACTTTTAGAGcaagacgagacgatcgtgTCGCTCttgcgacgaacgtcgacaaCTGTCAAACCGATGAGCTTGACCGACAAAGATCGGAAAGCTTTGAAGCAATTTACACGCAACCCTTTTTATctgtctcttcctctttgctTGGAGCTGGCGGGATCATTTATTAGAAGATCGCATATTCCTTTTCATCAGTTTCTCGACATGCTGCTAAGTCGTCCCACAATTAGCCGCAAGGCCTACGACCCGTCGTCTCCTACGTCTGTGAAACAAGGATCGGTTGAAGAGTCGAGTGATTTGcctgcatcgtcgtcgtcctcctcgtcgtcgtcgtcgtcagatcAAGCTCGTCAGACAGCGAGCCCAGTCTCTCCTATTCCTATTTCTATGGAAGTGGCAAAGTTTATCGTCTCTTTGATACGAGAAAGCTTGTCAGATTCCGCTCTCAAGTTTCTCGCCTGTTTTGTCTCATCAGGGTCCAGAATTTTGCCAATCAACCTTCTTCGGGATATGGTCAGAGAGCGCGAGAAAAGCCTTGATGGTGCGAGCGAGGACGACGTAACTGAATTGACTTTCAATGCTTGTCTCGCTGAAGTCGTCGCAGCTTCTGTGCTAAGAAAGCATAGCGACGGTGTTGTCGTCAAACACTCGTCCATGGAAAGAGTGCACGAAGGATCGACTGCTCTTTCCGCCCATCCTGTCGTGCTTGACTGTTTGCAAACGAATTTCGATGTAGTTCAATCTCAAATGTTTATAACCTGGGCGTCTGTCTTCGATTCGGAATTGCAGAGAGAGGGCAacgagcagaaaaacgttacTTTCACGCAGGCGATTTCGTTTTGTCAATACGTGTCTGGCCAAAGACTTCCCGAGGATGAAGAAGCACAAGTCAGAGCGAGCACCGAATTATTAATATACACCATACGTACAGAAGCGGTTAAATATCCTCCCGCTTTCGCGAAATATTGTCTACTAATGAAGAGCCCAAATCCATTTACTAAACTGTAG